The Cherax quadricarinatus isolate ZL_2023a chromosome 48, ASM3850222v1, whole genome shotgun sequence genome includes a region encoding these proteins:
- the LOC128696090 gene encoding uncharacterized protein, whose translation MKSQEEENNERKRCREQGVVDRQTVVKDLENTISSLFTYLTSNSPVPQQFTASGDFRLNSDDETRLSRELTPAESVGSVSREVVYPVAFRPVSEADSTSRSHLITPQGAFHTLSETGLPPPVPRRGPPRDSPSNFDLFSTSSTRYSPATRCSILSKASPSPSRWFTESPFGLRDRKSLMSSVNSKGSSDIELVNLFRSENVNDALSRSFCSSNEKIRTLDYESRLAKTSELESVPSVFTSSPGKNRHYEARRLGVHLSSDPSLNFSVKSTSTGKRFLSSPHESTLRRTPEQYQTNSETQLDVRLAEIREPTCRDLPQHTRSSPAARVSVQSLPLRSHDRVRNPDHHYSEIDLYEPDQNNDSAASPNTTTTPLSAPPPVPPHGEGKSSRNTVKYILDTLYCTLCVVLNILRGQSARYSGLRVLIVCQKNYLHVLTLYTKLILGI comes from the coding sequence GCGTTGTGGATCGACAGACGGTAGTGAAGGACTTGGAGAACACTATCTCCAGTCTCTTCACCTACCTTACATCAAACTCTCCAGTGCCACAGCAGTTCACAGCATCGGGAGATTTTCGGCTCAATTCAGATGACGAAACACGACTATCACGAGAACTAACACCCGCTGAATCAGTGGGATCCGTCTCTCGCGAAGTGGTTTACCCTGTGGCATTCCGTCCAGTGTCAGAGGCGGACTCGACCTCAAGAAGTCATCTCATAACTCCTCAAGGGGCTTTCCACACCCTCTCTGAAACAGGTCTTCCCCCTCCAGTCCCTAGACGAGGTCCACCGAGAGATTCTCCCTCCAACTTTGACTTGTTCTCTACTTCAAGTACAAGATACTCTCCAGCAACTCGCTGTTCCATCCTCAGTAAAGCCTCGCCATCGCCCTCAAGATGGTTCACTGAATCTCCATTtggtttaagagacagaaaatcTTTAATGAGCTCAGTTAATTCTAAAGGATCAAGTGACATAGAACTCGTTAATCTTTTCAGAAGTGAAAATGTCAATGATGCATTATCGCGCTCTTTTTGTAGTTCTAATGAGAAAATAAGAACCTTAGACTATGAAAGCAGACTCGCCAAAACATCAGAATTAGAATCTGTGCCGAGTGTTTTTACCTCTTCTCCAGGTAAAAACAGACACTACGAAGCCAGGAGACTTGGTGTTCATCTCTCCAGTGATCCCTCATTAAATTTTAGCGTAAAATCAACTTCCACGGGGAAAAGGTTTTTAAGCAGCCCGCATGAATCAACCTTAAGAAGAACTCCAGAACAATACCAAACGAATAGCGAAACTCAGCTAGATGTTAGGTTAGCAGAGATAAGAGAACCGACCTGTCGGGATCTACCGCAACACACACGATCATCTCCCGCTGCTCGTGTGTCTGTCCAGTCCTTACCTTTAAGATCTCACGACAGAGTGAGAAACCCTGACCACCACTACTCTGAGATTGACCTTTATGAACCTGATCAAAACAATGACAGCGCAGCATCGCCAAATACAACTACTACACCGCTTTCAGCGCctcctcctgtacctcctcatgGTGAAGGTAAGTCCTCACGCAACACTGTTAAATACATTCTGGACACATTGTACTGTACTCTGTGTGTAGTGTTAAACATCCTGAGGGGTCAGTCAGCTAGATACTCCGGCCTCCGTGTGTTAATAGTGTGCCAGAAAAACTATCTTCATGTACTAACTTTATATACCAAATTAATTCTGGGAATTTAA